The proteins below are encoded in one region of Halobaculum roseum:
- a CDS encoding DUF7542 family protein: MSTAVLVRCDDCSYEETFGSLRAARTALDEHERGTAHTVDWYIGGLPPGVERAGDDAGVCGREGCANPDSPLLDREAARSTGRDSTGSSGPE; the protein is encoded by the coding sequence ATGTCGACGGCCGTCCTCGTCCGCTGTGACGACTGTTCCTACGAGGAGACGTTCGGGTCGCTTCGAGCCGCGCGGACGGCGCTCGACGAGCACGAGCGCGGGACTGCCCACACGGTCGACTGGTACATCGGCGGACTCCCGCCCGGCGTGGAGCGCGCGGGCGACGACGCCGGCGTGTGCGGTCGCGAGGGCTGCGCGAACCCCGACTCGCCGCTGCTGGATCGCGAGGCGGCGCGTTCGACCGGTCGAGACTCGACCGGCAGTTCCGGGCCGGAGTAG
- a CDS encoding YeeE/YedE family protein encodes MTDADRHPLFMPLIAVGGLLFGFGLGYSHMARPEVVLDFLQFEDIGLLFVMFGGALVSGMAYFLAPKLLDRPALTNRTFERRLKSFDNHVLGGGAVFGVGWGLSGICPGAAYASLGVGNLTILWAIAGMFIGTYAQGLWRSRDDASDASAPGAD; translated from the coding sequence ATGACCGACGCCGATCGTCACCCGCTGTTCATGCCGCTGATCGCTGTCGGCGGCCTCCTCTTCGGGTTCGGCCTCGGCTACAGTCACATGGCGCGGCCGGAGGTCGTGCTGGATTTCCTCCAGTTCGAGGACATTGGACTCCTGTTCGTCATGTTCGGCGGCGCGCTCGTCTCAGGAATGGCGTACTTCCTCGCGCCGAAACTGCTCGACCGGCCGGCGCTGACGAACCGCACGTTCGAACGGCGGCTGAAGTCGTTCGACAATCACGTGCTCGGCGGCGGCGCCGTCTTCGGCGTCGGGTGGGGCCTCTCGGGTATCTGCCCGGGCGCCGCCTACGCCAGCCTCGGGGTCGGCAATCTGACGATCCTGTGGGCGATCGCCGGGATGTTCATCGGCACGTACGCCCAGGGACTGTGGCGCAGTCGCGACGACGCGAGCGACGCGTCGGCCCCGGGTGCCGACTGA
- a CDS encoding YeeE/YedE family protein, which translates to MVIDPLPLQVFAEYFPNGIGRYAIGGLFVGLGASIIYLGTGISAGASTFLESTLSYVSGQSRFQQYVSSRDWRVVFTASIIAGAAIYSFTLGDGFQYSTDVQVWRLFVGGILVGVGTRIGKGCTSGHGICGVGSASRTSLIGVATFLLVAIGVAQLVAAMGVTP; encoded by the coding sequence ATGGTAATCGATCCACTTCCCCTGCAAGTGTTCGCCGAGTACTTCCCGAACGGGATCGGCCGATACGCTATCGGCGGCCTGTTCGTGGGACTCGGCGCCAGTATCATCTACCTCGGCACGGGGATCAGCGCCGGCGCGAGCACGTTCCTCGAGTCGACGCTGTCGTACGTATCGGGACAGTCTCGCTTCCAGCAGTACGTCTCATCGCGCGACTGGCGGGTAGTGTTCACCGCGAGCATTATCGCCGGCGCGGCGATCTACTCGTTCACCCTCGGCGACGGCTTCCAGTACTCCACCGACGTGCAGGTGTGGCGCCTGTTCGTCGGCGGGATCCTCGTCGGCGTCGGAACCCGGATCGGAAAGGGCTGTACGTCAGGCCACGGGATCTGTGGCGTCGGATCGGCCTCGCGCACGTCGCTGATCGGCGTCGCGACGTTCCTGCTCGTCGCGATCGGCGTCGCCCAACTCGTCGCCGCGATGGGGGTGACGCCGTAA
- a CDS encoding MBL fold metallo-hydrolase — MDPDDFPTPKADADTVSPESLKSRIDAGEEVTLIDARMASDYEEWKIDGETVESINVPYFEFLDDDIDEDVLDRIPDDRQVTVLCAKGGASEFVAGTLLDHGYDVNHLEDGMNGWARIYERTEVTNYDGGGTVYQYQRPSSGCLGYLLVDGDEAAVVDPLRAFTDRYLADADELGVDLTYAFDTHVHADHISGVRELDDRGVEGVVPEPAVDRGITYADELTTAADGDEFAVGDATVGTVYTPGHTSGMTSYLLGDSLLATGDGLFIESVARPDLEEGDEGAEDAARMLYKSLQERVLTLPDETLVGGAHFSDAAVPADDATYTAPIGDLKSRMDALSMDDDEFVETVLADMPPRPANYEEIIATNLGQQDTDDEEAFTLELGPNNCAASQGSLADD; from the coding sequence ATGGATCCCGACGATTTCCCCACGCCGAAGGCGGACGCCGACACCGTCTCCCCGGAATCGCTGAAGAGTCGGATCGATGCCGGCGAGGAAGTCACGCTGATAGACGCGCGAATGGCTTCCGACTACGAGGAATGGAAGATCGACGGCGAGACCGTCGAGTCGATCAACGTTCCGTACTTCGAGTTCCTCGACGACGACATCGACGAGGACGTGCTCGACCGGATCCCCGACGACCGCCAGGTCACGGTCCTGTGTGCGAAAGGCGGCGCCAGCGAGTTCGTCGCCGGGACGCTCCTCGATCACGGGTACGACGTGAACCACCTGGAGGACGGGATGAACGGCTGGGCGCGCATCTACGAACGAACGGAGGTCACGAACTATGACGGTGGGGGAACGGTGTACCAGTACCAGCGTCCCTCCTCCGGTTGCCTCGGCTACCTGCTCGTCGACGGCGACGAGGCGGCAGTCGTCGACCCCCTGCGCGCGTTCACCGACCGCTACCTCGCCGACGCCGACGAGCTCGGCGTCGATCTCACGTACGCGTTCGACACCCACGTCCACGCCGACCACATCTCTGGCGTTCGCGAACTCGACGACCGGGGCGTCGAGGGCGTCGTTCCAGAGCCCGCCGTCGACCGTGGGATCACCTACGCCGACGAGCTGACAACGGCGGCCGACGGCGACGAGTTCGCGGTCGGCGACGCGACGGTCGGGACGGTGTACACGCCCGGACACACCAGCGGCATGACCTCCTACCTGCTCGGCGACAGTCTGCTCGCGACCGGCGACGGACTGTTCATCGAGAGCGTCGCCCGCCCCGACCTCGAAGAGGGCGACGAGGGCGCGGAGGACGCTGCCCGGATGCTCTACAAGTCGCTGCAGGAGCGTGTCTTGACGCTGCCCGACGAGACGCTCGTCGGCGGCGCCCACTTCAGCGACGCCGCCGTCCCCGCCGACGACGCCACGTACACGGCGCCGATCGGCGACCTGAAGTCGCGGATGGACGCGCTCTCGATGGACGATGACGAGTTCGTGGAGACGGTGCTGGCGGACATGCCGCCCCGGCCCGCCAACTACGAGGAGATCATCGCGACCAACCTCGGCCAGCAGGATACCGACGACGAGGAAGCGTTCACCCTCGAACTCGGCCCCAACAACTGCGCCGCCAGCCAGGGCTCCCTGGCCGACGACTAA
- a CDS encoding sulfurtransferase TusA family protein: protein MSDTFDITETLDVKGASCPMPVVKTKSAVDGLDEGEILEVLATDPGSMSDIDGWAAGTDGVDLLDQVEDGDEFKHYIRKTT, encoded by the coding sequence ATGAGTGACACATTCGACATCACCGAGACGCTCGACGTGAAGGGCGCGTCGTGCCCGATGCCGGTCGTGAAGACGAAATCCGCCGTAGACGGCCTCGACGAGGGTGAGATCCTCGAGGTCCTCGCGACAGACCCCGGCAGCATGAGCGACATCGACGGCTGGGCCGCCGGCACCGACGGCGTCGACCTGCTCGATCAGGTCGAGGACGGCGACGAATTCAAGCACTACATTCGGAAGACCACATAA
- a CDS encoding DsrE/DsrF/DrsH-like family protein, translating into MSAEPSESSSEDATDAMTEAELRARVEELEDSVARLEADADDGQKKLTIIATKGTFDMAYPPLILASTAAAFGWEVVVFHTFWGLDILHEEKSKSLQLSAVGNPNMPMPNALAALPGMDRMATKMMEKRIDDNGTATIEELVEVSLDQGVELQACQMTIDLMDYDEDDFYDEVVTGVGAATALQHMTESDVQLLV; encoded by the coding sequence ATGAGCGCTGAACCCTCCGAGTCCTCGTCCGAGGACGCCACCGACGCGATGACCGAGGCGGAGCTTCGGGCCCGCGTCGAGGAGCTCGAAGACTCGGTCGCTCGGCTCGAAGCCGACGCGGACGACGGCCAGAAGAAACTGACCATCATCGCCACCAAGGGGACCTTCGACATGGCGTACCCGCCGCTCATCCTGGCGTCGACCGCGGCCGCGTTCGGCTGGGAGGTCGTCGTGTTCCACACCTTCTGGGGGTTGGACATCCTCCACGAGGAGAAGTCCAAGAGCCTCCAGCTGTCGGCCGTCGGCAACCCGAACATGCCGATGCCGAACGCGCTCGCGGCGTTGCCCGGGATGGACCGGATGGCGACGAAGATGATGGAAAAGCGCATCGACGACAACGGGACCGCCACCATCGAGGAACTCGTCGAGGTCTCGCTCGACCAGGGCGTCGAGCTGCAGGCGTGCCAGATGACCATCGACCTGATGGACTACGACGAGGACGACTTCTACGACGAGGTCGTCACCGGCGTCGGCGCGGCCACCGCGCTCCAGCATATGACCGAGTCCGACGTGCAACTGCTCGTTTGA
- a CDS encoding cytochrome ubiquinol oxidase subunit I, which produces MIDPVLASRLQFALTTIVHIVFPVMSMGLAPFLIYFTWREIRGGDAVYEQLRRFWTKIFAISFVVGTVTGIVLEFEFGTNFAAFSTAAGELFGGPLAVEGMMAFMLEATFLGIFVFGRERVSDRLYMISSVAVGLGTWLSAVWILIANSWMQTPRGYEVATENGQTVIHLVDPIAAYLNPRFGFMFVHMQNAAVESVALFMAGVAAYYVYRHHVWGYPVEHVAFWQKTLKIALVALLLTAPLQVLHGDLYARHVYETQPQKFAAMEAVWDTEAYVPEYIFAIPTDLSQLTDPRAKELFGFGIPGGASWLASGGNPNAEIRGLNSFDSEAPPVAIVFWSFRAMVGLGFWFILLAFWGGYRWYTGELFEDGLLHKSLMASSLLGILAVELGWVVTEVGRQPWVIQGVLETSEGVSPGLTGTEAMITLTGFAAVYTAILAVYTYVIVRLIRSGPPDEADLDSVPDRRPESDAAPAGVSDDD; this is translated from the coding sequence ATGATAGATCCAGTCCTCGCGAGCCGGCTCCAGTTCGCCCTGACGACGATCGTCCACATCGTCTTCCCGGTGATGAGTATGGGTCTCGCGCCGTTTCTCATCTATTTCACGTGGCGCGAGATCCGCGGCGGCGACGCGGTGTACGAGCAGCTTCGACGCTTCTGGACGAAGATCTTCGCGATCTCGTTCGTCGTCGGGACGGTGACGGGGATCGTGTTGGAGTTCGAGTTCGGGACGAACTTCGCGGCGTTCTCGACGGCCGCGGGCGAGCTGTTCGGGGGACCGCTCGCCGTCGAGGGGATGATGGCGTTCATGCTGGAGGCGACGTTCCTCGGCATCTTCGTGTTCGGACGCGAGCGGGTGTCCGATCGCCTGTATATGATCTCCAGCGTCGCGGTGGGCCTCGGAACCTGGCTGTCGGCCGTCTGGATCCTCATCGCGAACTCGTGGATGCAGACCCCGCGAGGCTACGAGGTCGCCACCGAGAACGGGCAGACGGTCATCCACCTCGTCGACCCGATCGCGGCGTACCTGAACCCGCGGTTCGGGTTCATGTTCGTCCACATGCAAAACGCCGCCGTGGAGTCGGTCGCGCTGTTCATGGCCGGCGTCGCGGCGTACTACGTCTACCGCCACCACGTCTGGGGGTATCCCGTCGAACACGTCGCGTTCTGGCAGAAGACGCTCAAGATCGCGCTCGTCGCGCTCCTGCTCACCGCCCCCCTCCAGGTGCTTCACGGCGACCTGTACGCGCGACACGTCTACGAGACGCAGCCCCAGAAGTTCGCCGCGATGGAGGCCGTCTGGGACACCGAGGCGTACGTCCCCGAGTACATCTTCGCGATCCCGACGGACCTGAGCCAACTGACGGACCCACGCGCGAAGGAACTGTTCGGGTTCGGGATCCCCGGCGGCGCCTCCTGGCTCGCGAGCGGGGGGAACCCGAACGCCGAGATCCGCGGACTGAACTCCTTCGACTCGGAGGCGCCGCCGGTCGCCATCGTGTTCTGGTCGTTCCGCGCGATGGTCGGGCTGGGCTTTTGGTTCATCCTCCTGGCGTTCTGGGGCGGCTACCGGTGGTACACCGGGGAGCTGTTCGAGGACGGCCTCCTTCACAAGTCGCTGATGGCTTCGAGCCTGCTCGGGATCCTCGCGGTCGAGCTCGGGTGGGTCGTCACCGAGGTCGGCCGACAGCCGTGGGTGATCCAGGGCGTGCTCGAGACGAGCGAGGGGGTCTCGCCGGGACTGACCGGCACCGAGGCGATGATCACGCTCACCGGATTCGCCGCCGTCTACACCGCGATCCTCGCGGTGTACACGTACGTCATCGTGCGGCTCATCCGGAGCGGACCGCCGGACGAGGCGGACCTCGATTCGGTTCCGGACCGGCGGCCGGAGTCGGACGCGGCACCCGCGGGGGTGAGCGACGATGACTAG
- a CDS encoding cytochrome d ubiquinol oxidase subunit II, which yields MTSVEALAAGPLFGLPLPELWFALVFAMLGTFLFLDGFDFGAGAIFATLEEGEARETVLSAIGPFWDGNEVWLVVFGGALFAAFPAVYANLFSRHYLLMFGILGALILRGLAPEMYEQRHDERWQRWWGRSFIAGSVLAPFLLGAFAGNWLAGSSRSFTLVGIVVGVTVTALTVVSGAAFLRLKAADALPASVRRIGLGAVAAYLLSVVATLGVLAVRLPAGVEALLTAPVIALVLASVALAGGYALALRRGANLAALAAAAGLTYGLVTVVALLMYPSMDPAAGLTVGEAIVSTLPLNLMSIGAALLLPLVATYFVVLYSAFSGPISAGEAY from the coding sequence ATGACTAGCGTCGAGGCGCTCGCGGCAGGTCCGTTGTTCGGACTACCGCTGCCGGAGCTGTGGTTCGCGCTCGTGTTCGCCATGCTCGGCACGTTCCTGTTTCTCGACGGGTTCGACTTCGGTGCCGGCGCGATCTTCGCGACGCTGGAGGAGGGCGAGGCGCGCGAGACGGTCCTCTCGGCGATCGGCCCGTTCTGGGACGGCAACGAGGTCTGGCTCGTCGTCTTCGGCGGGGCGCTGTTCGCGGCGTTCCCGGCCGTGTACGCCAACCTGTTCAGCCGCCATTACCTCCTCATGTTCGGTATCCTCGGCGCGCTCATCCTCCGCGGGCTCGCCCCCGAGATGTACGAACAGCGCCACGACGAGCGCTGGCAACGCTGGTGGGGTCGCTCGTTTATCGCCGGGAGCGTGCTCGCCCCGTTCCTCCTCGGCGCGTTCGCGGGCAACTGGCTCGCCGGCAGTTCACGCTCGTTCACGCTCGTCGGGATCGTCGTCGGGGTCACGGTCACTGCGCTGACTGTCGTCTCCGGGGCCGCGTTCCTCCGCTTGAAGGCGGCGGACGCGCTTCCGGCGTCGGTGCGACGGATCGGCCTCGGCGCGGTCGCGGCGTACCTGCTCTCGGTGGTCGCGACCCTCGGCGTCCTCGCCGTTCGCCTTCCCGCCGGGGTCGAGGCGCTGTTGACGGCGCCGGTGATCGCCCTCGTCCTCGCCTCCGTCGCGTTGGCGGGCGGCTACGCGCTCGCGCTTCGGCGGGGTGCGAACCTCGCCGCCCTCGCGGCGGCCGCGGGGCTGACGTACGGGCTCGTCACGGTCGTCGCGCTGCTCATGTACCCGAGCATGGACCCCGCCGCGGGGCTCACGGTCGGCGAGGCGATCGTCTCGACGCTGCCGTTGAACCTCATGTCGATCGGCGCCGCGCTGTTGTTGCCGCTCGTGGCGACGTACTTCGTCGTCCTCTATTCGGCGTTCAGCGGGCCGATATCCGCCGGGGAGGCGTACTGA
- a CDS encoding DUF5518 domain-containing protein, which translates to MKIDWYAVLTGFAVALGLSIVLSFVTPLSGSSALLLAAPGLIGGFVAGYMVSGVTPGAIHGGLATVIGAVALLAVLLVLQSLAAGLVTAAITLVAGVTALIAQAIPGAAAGALGGWMKERREPEATGTTTTR; encoded by the coding sequence ATGAAGATAGACTGGTACGCAGTGCTGACAGGTTTCGCGGTCGCGCTCGGGTTGAGTATCGTGCTGTCGTTCGTAACGCCGCTGTCGGGGAGTTCGGCGTTGCTGCTCGCGGCGCCGGGGCTGATCGGCGGCTTCGTCGCCGGGTACATGGTCTCGGGGGTTACCCCCGGGGCGATCCACGGCGGACTCGCGACCGTCATCGGCGCGGTCGCGTTGCTCGCGGTGTTGCTCGTGCTGCAGTCGCTGGCGGCGGGGCTCGTTACGGCGGCGATCACGCTGGTCGCCGGCGTCACAGCGTTGATCGCCCAGGCGATCCCCGGGGCCGCCGCGGGCGCACTCGGCGGCTGGATGAAGGAACGGCGCGAGCCGGAGGCGACCGGAACGACGACGACGCGCTGA
- a CDS encoding cell division protein FtsZ, translating to MTESCEICFTAPADWEEDSIEEHVLNAHGDAQPSVRAIYGDRFAHLFEEGTGEDGDGAGGADAPDAPAGGDAPTDLGGAEDLGPVSMDDDGEMYGRKWFLIGIGGAGNNIVDAVLMRRDTLARNHEDRARIWQGGLAGYGLLNTNIAELEQTYYTKELKEYSRNDLLSNSIIGFGKHGYSGMGYRWSNGAKVAAADFADGSNPFRDRWDMTSQDIRDAQAVMLVHSVTKGTGCGATPVIAEKLREEVQESGLVIDQAILSSVVIPSEGGQQSAVGGRAKTNGVIGLSRISRSADAIIPFNNDHLRRASTDIEPRIEGIDQYNPPEFADLNKPLVAFLEAFTMSSTPQLTDRDATMSIRGSVFDVADSFRLVEDKYPHDMAPEERPAVVLAPALGRLRSDDISRSSLELLARNTLLQNRLADFDPSTAWGGNFMIYGPEEQMSDVSEFVTDGTLQEILNGDEFLDAGSRSGVETVDVQLNQLVIPYLDDVFMWGTLWNPRMPSLESMYEHAKRLKDEGQSVQAEDIRDVWNEVQPLFDCLGRSNML from the coding sequence ATGACCGAATCCTGCGAGATCTGTTTTACCGCACCGGCGGACTGGGAGGAGGATAGCATCGAGGAACACGTTCTGAACGCCCACGGCGACGCGCAGCCGTCGGTGCGAGCCATCTACGGCGACCGGTTCGCTCACCTGTTCGAGGAGGGTACGGGCGAGGACGGCGACGGAGCCGGCGGAGCGGACGCCCCCGACGCCCCCGCCGGCGGCGACGCCCCGACGGATCTGGGCGGCGCCGAGGACCTGGGGCCGGTGTCGATGGACGACGACGGCGAGATGTACGGCCGCAAGTGGTTCCTCATCGGGATCGGCGGCGCCGGCAACAACATCGTCGACGCCGTGTTGATGCGTCGCGACACCCTCGCGCGCAACCACGAGGACCGCGCCCGCATCTGGCAGGGCGGGCTCGCGGGCTACGGCCTGCTCAACACCAACATCGCGGAGTTGGAGCAGACCTACTACACGAAGGAGCTGAAGGAGTACTCCCGCAACGACCTGCTGTCGAACTCGATCATCGGGTTCGGCAAGCACGGCTACAGCGGGATGGGGTACCGCTGGAGCAACGGCGCGAAGGTGGCGGCGGCCGACTTCGCCGACGGGAGCAATCCCTTCCGCGACCGCTGGGACATGACGAGCCAGGACATCCGCGACGCGCAGGCGGTGATGCTCGTCCACAGCGTCACGAAGGGGACCGGCTGCGGGGCGACGCCGGTCATCGCCGAGAAGCTCCGCGAGGAGGTCCAGGAGTCGGGACTCGTAATCGACCAGGCGATCCTCAGCTCCGTCGTCATCCCCTCGGAGGGCGGCCAGCAGTCGGCCGTCGGCGGCCGCGCGAAGACGAACGGCGTGATCGGCCTGTCGCGAATCTCGCGGTCGGCCGACGCGATCATCCCGTTCAACAACGACCACCTGCGCCGTGCGAGCACCGACATCGAGCCGCGTATCGAGGGGATCGACCAGTACAACCCGCCGGAGTTCGCGGACCTCAACAAGCCGCTGGTGGCGTTCCTGGAGGCGTTCACGATGTCGTCGACGCCGCAACTCACCGACCGCGACGCGACGATGAGCATCCGCGGGAGCGTCTTCGACGTGGCCGACAGCTTCCGGCTGGTCGAGGACAAGTATCCGCACGACATGGCGCCCGAGGAGCGCCCGGCGGTCGTGCTCGCGCCGGCGCTGGGCCGGCTTCGATCGGACGACATCTCGCGGTCGAGCCTCGAACTGCTCGCGCGCAACACGCTGTTGCAGAACCGGCTCGCCGACTTCGACCCCTCGACGGCGTGGGGCGGCAACTTCATGATCTACGGGCCGGAGGAGCAGATGTCGGACGTCTCCGAGTTCGTAACCGACGGGACGCTCCAGGAGATCCTCAACGGCGACGAGTTCCTCGACGCCGGCTCGCGTTCTGGCGTCGAGACCGTCGACGTGCAGCTGAACCAGCTCGTCATCCCGTACCTCGACGACGTGTTCATGTGGGGGACTCTGTGGAACCCACGGATGCCGTCGCTGGAGTCGATGTACGAGCACGCCAAGCGCCTGAAGGACGAGGGCCAGAGCGTGCAGGCGGAGGACATCCGCGACGTGTGGAACGAGGTGCAGCCGTTATTCGACTGCCTCGGCCGGTCCAACATGCTGTGA